One stretch of Harmonia axyridis chromosome 1, icHarAxyr1.1, whole genome shotgun sequence DNA includes these proteins:
- the LOC123683689 gene encoding uncharacterized protein LOC123683689 — MLKMFSIRLFMFISCLVSVLVLARPAREDQCQDINCECLKDERGLEYHCPEASWHRKIIIEKLDIERTVWRCLHVDDTDKYIPNTKLYARELTIIDCPLTRKVALNTDFDHIEELTIVDSLMTSGFVEILTNCSENKIKKLTLRSVKFEENVDFDHFMANKLERLELRDVDFKIGKKLFEEEITLKDLDLRWNHINNVEGKIFDNLFFLKTLDLAKNNLVSMNSDVFEGLFQLVRLYLEENNIQFFGKGIFRDLKRLVSLDLSKNKICFLHKDILKPLESLREINLSHNDGLELDDYVFSNLPELREIEIAYLNMKQIPENIFRGSINITRINMESNSISHIPSFLFDGLSHLTNLNMKNNDIKTLDNSIFHSLISLATLDLSWNKMERLTSELLRPLLDLHYIDVSYNRIHYIGDRCFWNKTNLRHIYFSNNNYKYSVESKYIPGKTPFDECTHLLTLDLGFNIIEDIPWYPLNKGKYLETLILKGNKIKYLDVSLIWKIAYKGLHLNLEDNEISKVIFNSTALPQEAEDPFNEEASYVYLANNPLHCDFEACAFIKFIENVMGRSADWGILFVFGHLTCASPKNVEGVEVSRMCDFGPDCCMASLRILFLLAYIVNPIICECIETNCDCIDYRPVFYQCPNSNNVKLVIQVGESNETKVDCHERISPDYLIPKKVFHPKYLTVKGCIVSELTTNILNFPNVEVLELNDLTVSESFTNFLFGAELSSLKQINFHNIRFDYSLLQYVNAPNLITMEFFENKIISMDGNFFKKLSNLKQIRLMYNSIEQLHNETFKGLENLEELDLGFNSIKLINRQVLRPLKSLIRVILQCNEGITLDDFLFTNFPQLSIIILSTSGLTSLPENLFLGSTNISEIYLNDNDISDIPRNLFKGLVNLKYIDLNNNHIKKLDNGLFQGLVTLKTLELNNNEITSISSYQFSGLSELADLRLNDNNISTIDENAFRTNMNLEKLHLSHNRYRYEVVLGKIFTSSPFKYCPFKYLDLSYNLMKNVPDDLFIQSRSLHFLNLEGNKIEILDLEDIQKWKDAFTNITINLQNNNISQFFFDQSVPKMIDSDYEDLVSSADKIVDTRKNSVVLKISGNPLVCDCYAENFADFIRTNSEIFFDLDSLRCALPLNMKKMRFLDVAPSELICDLQSITETEELCTNFENCSCIWRPFDKAIVVNCSSTNMTTVPSLKIPLELKYEKINVHFEDNLLTMFWPIEGYENVTGLFLGRNEINNVSWIPSNIETIDISNNNLTELSESVLNTLSTPSVKNIKMGNNSWSCSCDNYSMRRFLLENIKKIDAENIKCATTGTKFNYLVEEDFCDNTFFVIIKVFLSLCPIMISLILAVIYYKYKQEIRVWLYARNLCPGFFIEEDLDKQKKYDVFVSYSHKDAEFVEEQLVPILEGSYNYNLCLHYRDWIPGSFIAENICDSVANSKRTLIVLTPNFLESVWGKMEFRIAHTEAMKERRNRVILLLKEDIDTEKLDAELRSYISTNTYIKWGDSWFWKKLRYALPRCE, encoded by the exons ATGTTAAAG atgtttTCGATACGTTTGTTTATGTTTATATCATGTTTGGTGAGCGTACTAGTTTTAGCAAGGCCAGCAAGGGAGGATCAATGTCAAGATATAAACTGTGAATGTCTTAAAGATGAACGAGGACTAGAATACCACTGCCCCGAGGCCAGCTGGcacagaaaaataataatagaaaaattagaCATCGAAAGAACTGTTTGGCGTTGCTTGCACGTAGACGACACAGATAAGTATATTCCGAATACCAAGTTATACGCAAGAGAATTGACTATAATTGATTGTCCACTGACGAGGAAAGTAGCACTAAACACTGATTTCGATCATATAGAAGAGTTAACAATCGTGGATTCCCTAATGACATCTGGTTTTGTAGAAATTCTGACCAATTGTTccgaaaacaaaatcaaaaaacttACCCTAAGATCTGTCAAGTTTGAAGAAAATGTCGATTTCGACCATTTCATGGCTAACAAACTAGAAAGGCTTGAACTTAGGGATGTTGATTTCAAAATCgggaaaaaattattcgaagaaGAGATAACTTTGAAAGATCTGGACCTGAGGTGGAATCATATAAATAATGTAGaaggaaaaatttttgataatttgttCTTTTTGAAAACATTAGATTTGGCCAAGAATAATTTGGTTTCTATGAACTCTGATGTATTCGAAGGTCTGTTTCAATTAGTTCGTCTTTATTTGGaggaaaataatatacaattttttggaaaaggAATCTTCAGAGATTTGAAAAGATTGGTCTCTTTAGATCTCAGTAAAAACAAGATATGCTTTCTCCATAAGGATATTCTAAAACCTTTAGAGTCTTTGAGAGAAATTAATTTGAGTCACAATGATGGACTTGAGTTAGATGATTATGTATTCTCCAATTTACCTGAACTCAGAGAAATTGAAATCGCATATTTAAATATGAAGCAAATTCCCGAGAATATTTTCAGGGGTTCAATTAATATAACGCGTATAAATATGGAAAGCAATTCAATATCCCATATTCCTAGTTTTTTATTCGATGGCCTATCGCATTTGACCAAtctgaatatgaaaaacaacGATATTAAAACTTTAGATAATTCTATATTCCATTCCTTAATTAGTTTGGCAACCTTGGATCTTAGCTGGAATAAAATGGAACGATTGACTTCAGAATTACTTAGACCATTACTTGATTTACATTACATCGATGTGAGTTATAATCGAATCCATTATATTGGAGATAGATGCTTTTGGAATAAAACAAATCTGAGACATATATACTTTTCAAACAATAATTACAAATATTCAGTGGAATCCAAATATATTCCCGGAAAAACTCCTTTCGATGAATGTACTCATCTTTTGACATTAGACCTGGGATTCAATATAATCGAAGATATCCCTTGGTATCCACTCAATAAAGGAAAATATTTGGAGACTCTCATTTTGAAaggaaataaaatcaaatatttagaT GTATCATTGATATGGAAAATAGCTTATAAGGGATTGCATCTCAACTTGGAGGATAATGAAATATCAAAGGTCATTTTCAATTCAACCGCTCTTCCCCAAGAAGCAGAAGATCCCTTCAACGAAGAAGCTTCCTATGTTTATCTGGCAAATAATCCTTTGCATTGTGATTTTGAGGCTTGTGCTTTCATTAAATTCATCGAGAATGTTATGGGAAGATCTGCTGACTGGGGAATATTATTTGTGTTTGGACATCTCACCTGTGCCAGTCCAAAAAATGTGGAAGGTGTTGAAGTTAGCAGAATGTGTGATTTTGGTCCAGATTGTTGT atggcgTCATTacgtatattatttttattggccTATATCGTAAATCCAATAATTTGCGAATGCATAGAAACGAATTGTGACTGTATCGATTATCGACCAGTATTTTATCAATGCCCAAATTCGAACAATGTTAAGTTAGTAATTCAAGTTGGAGAAAGTAATGAAACCAAAGTGGACTGCCATGAGAGGATATCTCCCGACTATCTCATTccgaaaaaagtttttcacCCGAAATATCTCACCGTAAAAGGTTGTATAGTTTCTGAGCTAACAACCAATATATTAAATTTCCCAAACGTTGAGGTTCTAGAGTTGAATGATTTAACAGTTTCAGAAAGCTtcacaaattttttgtttggtgCAGAACTTTCCAGTTTGAAGCagataaattttcataatattcgTTTTGATTATTCTTTACTTCAGTATGTCAATGCACCAAACCTCATTACAatggaatttttcgaaaataagatTATTTCCATGGATGGGAATTTCTTTAAAAAACTCTCGAATTTGAAGCAGATTCGTCTTATGTACAATTCGATTGAACAATTACATAATGAAACTTTTAAAGGTTTAGAGAACCTGGAAGAGCTGGATTTGGGATTCAACAGTATCAAGTTAATCAACAGACAAGTCTTAAGACCACTCAAGTCCTTGATTCGTGTTATTCTGCAGTGCAATGAAGGCATTACtcttgatgattttttgttcacTAATTTTCCACAACTCTCTATTATAATTCTAAGCACATCGGGCTTGACTTCTCTTCCGGAGAATTTATTTTTAGGATCaaccaatatttctgaaatatatttgaatgataatgatatCTCGGATATTCCAAGAAATTTATTCAAAGGTTTGGTTAACTTGAAGTACATAGATCTGAATAACAATCATATAAAGAAACTGGATAATGGACTTTTCCAAGGTTTAGTGACTTTAAAAACATTGGAacttaataataatgaaatcacATCAATAAGTTCCTATCAATTCAGTGGATTGAGCGAATTAGCCGATttaaggctgaatgataataaCATTTCCACTATCGATGAAAATGCTTTCAGAACAAATATGAACTTGGAAAAACTTCATTTATCACATAATAGATATCGATACGAGGTAGTACTTGGAAAAATTTTCACAAGCAGTCCATTCAAGTACTGCCCGTTCAAATATTTAGATTTGAGCTACAATCTGATGAAGAATGTACCCGATGATCTTTTTATTCAATCAAGATCATTGCACTTTCTGAATCTCGAAGGAAACAAGATTGAAATATTAGAT TTGGAAGACATACAAAAATGGAAAGACGCTTTTACAAACATCACAATCAATCTTCAAAACAACAACATTAGCCAATTTTTCTTCGATCAGTCAGTACCAAAAATGATTGATTCAGATTACGAAGATCTTGTTTCTAGTGCTGATAAAATTGTCGATACAAGAAAAAACTCCGTtgtcttgaaaatttcaggcaATCCACTTGTATGCGATTGTTATGCCGAAAATTTCGCTGATTTCATAAGGACAAATTCAGAGATATTTTTTGATCTTGATAGCCTGAGATGTGCCCTTCCACTTAACATGAAAAAGATGAGGTTTTTAGATGTTGCCCCTTCGGAATTGATTTGTGATTTGCAATCTataacagaaacagaagaattatgtacgaattttgaaaattgctcATGTATTTGGAGACCTTTCGACAAGGCAATCGTTGTGAATTGTTCATCCACCAATATGACAACTGTCCCCTCTTTAAAGATTCCCCTCGAATTGAAGTATGAGAAAATCAATGTTCATTTTGAAGATAATTTGCTGACAATGTTCTGGCCAATAGAAGGATATGAAAATGTGACAGGTCTTTTTTTGGGcaggaatgaaataaataatgtgTCTTGGATTCCATCGAATATTGAG aCAATTGATATCAGCAACAATAATTTGACTGAATTAAGTGAATCAGTTCTGAATACATTGAGCACACCTTctgtgaaaaatattaaaatgggAAATAATTCTTGGTCCTGTTCCTGTGACAACTATAGCATGAGAAGATTTCTtttggaaaatataaaaaag attgatGCCGAGAATATTAAATGTGCTACGACAGGAactaaatttaattatttagtTGAAGAGGACTTTTGCGATAACACATTCTTTGTTATCATCAAGGTATTCTTGAGTCTTTGTCCAATTATGATCTCTCTCATCCTTGCCGTAATTTACTATAAATACAAGCAAGAGATTAGAGTTTGGTTATATGCTCGAAATTTATGCCCTGGATTTTTCATAGAGGAAGATCtagacaaacaaaaaaaatatgatgtCTTCGTGAGCTATTCACATAAAGACGCAGAGTTTGTGGAAG